In a genomic window of Pseudoglutamicibacter albus:
- a CDS encoding acyl-CoA dehydrogenase family protein, translating to MSSTSINVDRLNQYLLGSFAEARTEARERVKDTRLHKIEGQVLADQRQHVFNNLKILVEQDAISRAFPTELGGRDDHGGNISAFEELVIADPSMQIKAGVQWGLFGSAVLHLGTEEHHRKWIPQIISLELPGAFAMTEAGHGSDVASIGTTATYDEDAEEFVIHTPFRAAWKDYLGNAALHGRAATVFAQLITKGVNHGVHCFMVPIRDEDGNLLPGVGAEDDGVKGGLNGIDNGMLHFTNVRIPRTNLLNRYGDVATDGTYSSSIDSPGRRFFTMISTLVQGRVSLDGASIAASKVGLGIAVTYANQRRQFAAAGNREQLLLDYGRHQRRLIPLLAKAYAGTFAHDELLLKFDAVFSGREDNDEARQDLETLAAALKPVSTWDAMDTLQECREACGGAGFMAENRLTSLRADLDIYTTFEGDNNVLLQLVGKRLLTEFAGQLKGMEPLGLATFAAKSLAENFYSHSGLRNVVQDALDTASERRTAKNLKDPQVQHALLSARVRMAVEEIAKALNAVRKASPGDQADVFNQHQNSLVLASKAHARLLQWEAFTRAIEAFEEKHGDSWDGTAQVLTWVRDVFALTVIEEELGWYMMHGLISPHRGRTLTEYLDRLITRLRPHAQDLVDAFGYTQEHYRAPISSGREQERQDEAHAYYEKLRKDPDAPVSEKTLRAKEKAAK from the coding sequence ATGAGTAGCACCAGCATCAACGTAGACCGCTTGAATCAGTACCTCTTGGGCAGCTTTGCCGAAGCACGCACTGAAGCACGCGAACGCGTCAAAGACACACGTCTGCACAAGATCGAGGGTCAGGTCCTAGCTGACCAGCGCCAGCACGTTTTCAACAACCTCAAGATCCTGGTTGAACAAGACGCGATCTCCCGCGCGTTCCCAACCGAGCTCGGCGGCCGTGACGACCACGGCGGCAACATCTCTGCTTTCGAGGAGCTCGTCATCGCTGACCCTTCGATGCAGATCAAAGCCGGCGTTCAGTGGGGCCTGTTCGGCTCAGCCGTGCTGCACCTTGGGACCGAGGAACACCATCGTAAGTGGATCCCACAGATCATCAGCCTTGAGCTCCCCGGTGCGTTCGCGATGACCGAGGCTGGCCACGGCTCAGACGTTGCAAGCATCGGCACCACCGCAACCTATGACGAAGATGCCGAAGAGTTCGTGATCCACACCCCGTTCCGGGCGGCTTGGAAGGACTACCTCGGTAACGCAGCTCTGCACGGCCGTGCAGCCACCGTCTTCGCTCAGCTAATCACCAAGGGTGTCAACCACGGTGTGCACTGTTTCATGGTTCCGATCCGCGATGAGGACGGCAACCTGCTTCCAGGCGTTGGCGCAGAAGACGATGGCGTCAAGGGCGGCCTCAACGGCATCGACAACGGCATGCTGCACTTCACGAACGTGCGCATTCCACGCACCAACCTGCTGAACCGTTACGGCGACGTCGCGACTGACGGCACGTATTCTTCAAGCATCGATTCCCCGGGGCGCCGCTTCTTCACGATGATCTCAACCCTGGTTCAGGGCCGAGTGTCTCTCGATGGCGCTTCGATCGCCGCGTCCAAGGTCGGCTTGGGTATTGCGGTGACGTACGCGAATCAGCGCCGCCAGTTCGCTGCCGCCGGCAACCGCGAGCAGCTGCTGCTGGATTATGGCCGCCATCAGCGCCGCTTGATCCCTCTTCTGGCCAAGGCTTATGCCGGAACGTTCGCCCACGATGAGCTGCTACTCAAGTTCGATGCGGTGTTCTCCGGCCGCGAAGACAACGACGAAGCCCGTCAGGACCTCGAAACGTTGGCTGCGGCGTTGAAACCGGTCAGCACATGGGATGCGATGGATACACTGCAAGAATGCCGCGAAGCATGCGGTGGCGCGGGGTTCATGGCCGAGAACCGATTGACCTCCCTGCGCGCAGACCTGGATATTTACACGACATTCGAAGGCGATAACAACGTTCTGCTTCAGTTGGTGGGCAAGCGCCTACTGACCGAATTCGCCGGCCAGCTCAAGGGTATGGAGCCGCTGGGCTTGGCGACCTTCGCCGCGAAGTCTCTCGCGGAGAACTTCTATTCACATTCCGGTTTGCGCAACGTTGTTCAGGATGCCCTGGATACCGCATCAGAGCGCCGCACAGCTAAGAACCTCAAGGATCCGCAGGTTCAGCACGCATTGCTCTCAGCACGCGTTCGCATGGCTGTCGAAGAGATCGCGAAAGCGCTCAACGCGGTACGCAAAGCCTCCCCTGGCGATCAAGCCGATGTTTTCAACCAGCATCAGAACAGCCTCGTGCTTGCTTCCAAGGCTCACGCCCGCTTGCTTCAGTGGGAGGCATTCACTCGCGCGATCGAGGCGTTCGAAGAAAAGCACGGCGATTCGTGGGACGGCACCGCGCAGGTTCTGACGTGGGTACGCGATGTTTTTGCGCTCACCGTGATCGAGGAGGAGCTCGGCTGGTACATGATGCACGGCCTCATTTCTCCTCACCGCGGCCGCACTTTGACCGAGTACCTGGATCGTCTGATCACCCGTCTGCGCCCGCACGCCCAGGATCTGGTTGATGCGTTCGGTTACACACAAGAGCACTACCGCGCACCGATCTCTTCTGGCCGCGAGCAGGAACGTCAGGACGAAGCACACGCCTACTACGAGAAGCTGCGCAAGGACCCGGACGCCCCGGTGTCAGAGAAAACGCTGCGCGCTAAAGAAAAAGCCGCCAAGTAA
- a CDS encoding TetR/AcrR family transcriptional regulator, with translation MHSDQAEGSLATHDDEHRTGDEHQADEREGDGRATRWEDHRRQRREELLIAARRAIHHGGPQLSMDEIAAAAQTSKSVYYRYFGDKDGLRAAISQKIITRVRAHVIDAGRRATTPEGGLTAMIREYLDQAQSSPALYAFVMHPENAAGVMPTSSSIDTDVAAKARNDITSLMTSGLRQITPHHSSELFDTLWAESALGFILSAVDHWLTHQNENSTPAAQLAQAISTWLTHGVLSPIDMDNQTETPAAALGKAH, from the coding sequence ATGCACAGCGATCAAGCCGAAGGCTCACTCGCCACACATGATGATGAGCACCGCACAGGTGATGAACACCAAGCTGATGAGCGCGAAGGCGACGGACGCGCAACACGTTGGGAAGACCACCGCAGGCAACGGCGAGAAGAACTCCTCATAGCCGCCCGCCGAGCCATCCACCACGGCGGTCCACAGCTATCGATGGACGAGATCGCAGCAGCCGCGCAAACATCCAAGTCCGTCTACTACCGATACTTCGGCGACAAAGACGGTCTACGTGCCGCGATTTCCCAAAAAATCATCACGCGTGTGAGGGCACACGTGATCGACGCTGGCCGCCGAGCCACCACACCCGAAGGCGGACTCACCGCGATGATCCGCGAATACCTTGACCAAGCACAAAGCTCCCCTGCGCTCTATGCGTTCGTGATGCACCCCGAAAACGCTGCCGGCGTCATGCCGACCAGCAGCTCGATCGACACCGATGTGGCGGCCAAAGCCCGCAACGACATCACATCGCTCATGACGTCCGGGCTACGCCAAATCACCCCGCATCACAGCAGCGAGCTCTTTGACACCCTCTGGGCTGAATCCGCGCTCGGATTCATCCTCTCCGCAGTTGACCACTGGCTGACCCACCAAAACGAAAACAGCACCCCAGCTGCACAACTAGCTCAGGCAATCAGTACGTGGCTCACCCACGGGGTCCTCTCCCCCATCGACATGGACAACCAAACCGAAACACCCGCCGCAGCACTAGGAAAGGCACACTGA